In Nocardioides faecalis, the following proteins share a genomic window:
- a CDS encoding glutamate-cysteine ligase family protein, which produces MGDDVEAREFTPADRTRYRDKVRRCLDVFERMLRESAFDTDDPWTGMEVELNLVDDAGDPALRNAEVLDAIANEDFQTELGRFNIELNLAPGPLAGGGLASYETQLRESLNAAENKAAALGAHQVMIGILPTLRAEHLRKEVISENPRYALLSEQILRARGEDITIDVQGAERLRTTVDTIMPEAACTSTQLHVQVSPERFASYWNASQAIAGIQLAVGANSPYLLGRQLWAETRIPLFEQATDTRSEELKVQGVRPRVWFGERWITSVFDLFEENVRYFPSLLPVLDPEDPLTVLEAGGTPNLSELRLHNGTIYRWNRPVYDVSGGLPHLRVENRLLAAGPTVVDMVANAAFYFGLVRALAEDERPLWSQMSFSAAEENFHAAAQHGIDAEVYWPRLGRVSASELVVRRLLPLAYEGLAAWGVEHEEAHRYLDVIEQRCVTGTNGASWFVRQMRERGVELSDLDPTPRFDALREVLGEYRARMNDNQPVHTWS; this is translated from the coding sequence ATGGGTGACGACGTCGAGGCCCGGGAGTTCACACCCGCGGACCGGACCCGCTACCGCGACAAGGTCAGGCGGTGCCTGGACGTGTTCGAGCGGATGCTGCGCGAGTCCGCGTTCGACACCGACGATCCGTGGACGGGGATGGAGGTCGAGCTCAACCTCGTCGACGACGCCGGCGACCCCGCGCTGCGCAACGCCGAGGTGCTGGACGCGATCGCCAACGAGGACTTCCAGACCGAGCTCGGCCGGTTCAACATCGAGCTGAACTTGGCGCCCGGGCCGCTGGCCGGCGGCGGCCTGGCGTCCTACGAGACCCAGCTGCGCGAGAGCCTCAACGCCGCGGAGAACAAGGCCGCGGCGCTGGGTGCGCACCAGGTGATGATCGGGATCCTGCCCACCTTGCGCGCCGAGCACCTGCGCAAGGAGGTGATCAGCGAGAACCCGCGCTACGCGCTGCTCAGCGAGCAGATCCTGCGGGCCCGCGGCGAGGACATCACGATCGACGTCCAGGGCGCGGAGCGGCTGCGCACGACGGTCGACACGATCATGCCGGAGGCGGCCTGCACCAGCACCCAGCTGCACGTCCAGGTCAGCCCGGAGCGGTTCGCGTCGTACTGGAACGCCTCCCAGGCCATCGCCGGCATCCAGCTCGCGGTCGGCGCCAACTCGCCGTACCTGCTGGGCCGCCAGCTGTGGGCCGAGACCCGGATCCCGCTGTTCGAGCAGGCCACCGACACCCGCAGCGAGGAGCTGAAGGTGCAGGGCGTGCGTCCGCGCGTGTGGTTCGGAGAGCGGTGGATCACCTCGGTGTTCGACCTCTTCGAGGAGAACGTGCGCTACTTCCCCTCCCTGCTGCCGGTCCTCGACCCGGAGGACCCGCTCACGGTGCTGGAGGCGGGCGGCACGCCCAACCTCTCGGAGCTGCGGCTGCACAACGGCACCATCTACCGCTGGAACCGCCCCGTGTACGACGTCAGCGGCGGCCTGCCGCACCTACGGGTCGAGAACCGGCTGCTGGCCGCCGGACCGACGGTCGTCGACATGGTCGCCAACGCAGCGTTCTACTTCGGCCTGGTGCGGGCGCTGGCCGAGGACGAGCGGCCGCTGTGGTCGCAGATGTCGTTCAGCGCCGCCGAGGAGAACTTCCACGCCGCCGCGCAGCACGGCATCGACGCCGAGGTCTACTGGCCCCGCCTGGGCCGGGTCAGCGCGTCCGAGCTCGTCGTGCGCCGACTGCTGCCGCTGGCCTACGAGGGCCTGGCGGCCTGGGGGGTCGAGCACGAGGAGGCGCACCGCTACCTCGACGTCATCGAACAGCGCTGCGTCACCGGGACCAACGGTGCCTCCTGGTTCGTGAGGCAGATGCGCGAGCGCGGGGTGGAGCTCAGCGACCTCGATCCCACGCCCCGTTTCGACGCGCTGCGTGAGGTGCTGGGGGAGTACCGGGCGCGGATGAACGACAACCAGCCGGTGCACACCTGGTCGTAG